One window of the Polypterus senegalus isolate Bchr_013 chromosome 18, ASM1683550v1, whole genome shotgun sequence genome contains the following:
- the LOC120518363 gene encoding synaptosomal-associated protein 23-like, translated as MADMSAEDITMRANQVTDESLESTRRMLQMAEESKETGVRTLGMLDEQGEQLNRIEEGLDHINEDMKDAEKNLTNLTKCCGLCICPCDRVKSFETSDQYKKTYGANTDSSDKVISSQPYSKQNGQQQSTGTAQGPYIKRITNDAREDEMEDNLDQVGNLIGNLKNMAVDMGNEIDKQNNQIDRITEKADVNRSRIDDANQRANKLIKS; from the exons ATGGCAGATATGTCAGCAGAAGACATCACAATGAGAGCCAACCAGGTCACAGATGAA tcacTGGAAAGTACCCGAAGAATGCTGCAGATGGCTGAAGAG AGCAAGGAGACTGGTGTGAGAACACTAGGCATGCTGGATGAACAGGGAG AGCAATTGAATCGTATTGAAGAAGGTCTGGATCATATCAATGAGGacatgaaagatgctgagaagaaTCTGACTAACTTGACTAAATGTTGTGGTTTGTGCATTTGTCCATGTGACAG AGTTAAAAGCTTTGAGACATCAGATCAATACAAGAAAACCTATGGTGCCAACACAGACAGTTCCGATAAGGTGATATCCAGTCAGCCTTATAGTAAGCAAAATGGGCAGCAGCAGTCCACTGGAACAGCACAGGGTCCATACATCAAAAG GATTACAAATGATGCCCGGGAGGATGAGATGGAGGACAACTTGGACCAAGTGGGAAATCTCAttggcaatttaaagaatatGGCAGTGGACATGGGCAATGAAATTGACAAGCAGAATAATCAGATTGATCGCATCACAGAGAAG GCGGATGTCAATAGGTCGCGCATTGATGATGCCAACCAGAGGGCCAACAAACTCATTAAAAGCTAA